From Glycine soja cultivar W05 chromosome 4, ASM419377v2, whole genome shotgun sequence, the proteins below share one genomic window:
- the LOC114410142 gene encoding developmentally-regulated G-protein 3-like isoform X2, which translates to MATVMQKIKDIEDEMAKTQKNKATAHHLGLLKAKLAKLRRELLTPSSKGAGGAGEGFDVTKSGDSRVGLVGFPSVGKSTLLNKLTGTFSEVASYEFTTLTCIPGVITYRGAKIQLLDLPGIIEGAKDGKGRGRQVISTARTCNCILIVLDAIKPITHKRLIEKELEGFGIRLNKEPPNLTFRKKDKGGLNLTSTVTTTHLDLETVKAICSEYRIHNADITLRYDATADDLIDVIEGSRVYIPCIYVVNKIDQITLEELEILDKLPHYCPISALVWGSSAKHKPQRVGKEHELEDEDVVQIIKKV; encoded by the exons ATGGCGACGGTGATGCAGAAGATCAAAGATATCGAAGATGAG ATGGCAAAGACCCAAAAAAACAAGGCTACTGCTCATCATCTGGGCTTGCTGAAG GCTAAATTAGCAAAGTTGCGGAGGGAACTCCTTACACCTTCATCAAAAGGAGCTGGAGGTGCTGGTGAAGGTTTTGATGTTACTAAAAGTGGGGATTCAAGAGTTGGTCTTGTGGGCTTCCCTTCAGTTGGCAAATCTACTCTACTAAATAAGTTGACCGGGACATTTTCTGAG GTTGCTTCCTATGAGTTTACTACCTTAACTTGCATCCCAGGTGTGATCACATATCGTGGAGCTAAAATCCAG TTGTTGGATCTCCCTGGAATTATCGAGGGTGCTAAGGATGGAAAGGGTAGAGGAAGGCAG GTTATTAGTACTGCAAGAACATGCAATTGCATTTTGATTGTCCTTGATGCAATTAAGCCAATAACTCATAAGCGTCTTATCGAAAAAGAGCTAGAGGGATTTGGTATAAG GTTAAACAAAGAGCCACCAAATCTGACTTTTAGGAAGAAAGACAAAGGTGGACTCAATCTCACCTCAACTGTCACCACAACACATCTAGATCTTGAGACTGTGAAGGCTATATGTAGTGAGTACAGAATTCACAATGCAGATATTACTCTCAGGTATGATGCCACTGCTGATGACCTTATAGATGTCATTGAGGGAAGTAGGGTGTATATACCTTGTATCTATGTTGTGAACAAGATTGATCAGATCACACTTGAGGAACTGGAGATCTTGGATAAGCTACCTCATTACTGCCCAATCAG TGCTTTGGTCTGGGGTTCAAGTGCAAAACACAAGCCTCAAAGAGTTGGCAAG GAGCATGAACTTGAAGATGAAGACGTTGTTCAGATTATCAAGAAAGTATAA
- the LOC114410142 gene encoding developmentally-regulated G-protein 3-like isoform X1: MATVMQKIKDIEDEMAKTQKNKATAHHLGLLKAKLAKLRRELLTPSSKGAGGAGEGFDVTKSGDSRVGLVGFPSVGKSTLLNKLTGTFSEVASYEFTTLTCIPGVITYRGAKIQLLDLPGIIEGAKDGKGRGRQVISTARTCNCILIVLDAIKPITHKRLIEKELEGFGIRLNKEPPNLTFRKKDKGGLNLTSTVTTTHLDLETVKAICSEYRIHNADITLRYDATADDLIDVIEGSRVYIPCIYVVNKIDQITLEELEILDKLPHYCPISAHLEWNLDGLLEKIWEYLNLTRIYTKPKGMNPDYEDPVILSSKKRTVEDFCDRIHKDMLKQFKYALVWGSSAKHKPQRVGKEHELEDEDVVQIIKKV, from the exons ATGGCGACGGTGATGCAGAAGATCAAAGATATCGAAGATGAG ATGGCAAAGACCCAAAAAAACAAGGCTACTGCTCATCATCTGGGCTTGCTGAAG GCTAAATTAGCAAAGTTGCGGAGGGAACTCCTTACACCTTCATCAAAAGGAGCTGGAGGTGCTGGTGAAGGTTTTGATGTTACTAAAAGTGGGGATTCAAGAGTTGGTCTTGTGGGCTTCCCTTCAGTTGGCAAATCTACTCTACTAAATAAGTTGACCGGGACATTTTCTGAG GTTGCTTCCTATGAGTTTACTACCTTAACTTGCATCCCAGGTGTGATCACATATCGTGGAGCTAAAATCCAG TTGTTGGATCTCCCTGGAATTATCGAGGGTGCTAAGGATGGAAAGGGTAGAGGAAGGCAG GTTATTAGTACTGCAAGAACATGCAATTGCATTTTGATTGTCCTTGATGCAATTAAGCCAATAACTCATAAGCGTCTTATCGAAAAAGAGCTAGAGGGATTTGGTATAAG GTTAAACAAAGAGCCACCAAATCTGACTTTTAGGAAGAAAGACAAAGGTGGACTCAATCTCACCTCAACTGTCACCACAACACATCTAGATCTTGAGACTGTGAAGGCTATATGTAGTGAGTACAGAATTCACAATGCAGATATTACTCTCAGGTATGATGCCACTGCTGATGACCTTATAGATGTCATTGAGGGAAGTAGGGTGTATATACCTTGTATCTATGTTGTGAACAAGATTGATCAGATCACACTTGAGGAACTGGAGATCTTGGATAAGCTACCTCATTACTGCCCAATCAG TGCACATCTGGAGTGGAACCTTGATGGTCTTCTGGAGAAAATTTGGGAATATCTCAACTTAACTCGTATTTATACTAAACCTAAAGGGATGAATCCTGATTATGAAGACCCTGTAATATTATCCTCTAAGAAGAGGACAGTTGAGGACTTCTGCGATCGCATTCACAAGGACATGCTTAAACAGTTTAAGTA TGCTTTGGTCTGGGGTTCAAGTGCAAAACACAAGCCTCAAAGAGTTGGCAAG GAGCATGAACTTGAAGATGAAGACGTTGTTCAGATTATCAAGAAAGTATAA
- the LOC114410143 gene encoding shikimate kinase, chloroplastic-like isoform X1 produces the protein MEAQAVQVLRYSATLHSNNPKLEKTGTNGSLRMFGGFKKQLFVSSKLQSAKPSANIRRRTASLVVACSHNNIPASALEYGSFHSSVEEKLILKIKSQEIEPYLSGRCIYLVGMMASGKTTVGRILSEALSYSFYDRLVCDALVVKEVGGISVTDIFKHYGEPFFRNKETEVLQKVSIMHRHLISTGGGAVVRPINWKYMQQGISVWLDVPVEVLTQRITAEGTDSRPLLHYEGGDAYTKTITHLSSLFEERSEAYANANVKVSLENMAAKLGRRDVLDLSPTAIAMEALEQIKGFLIGEDGF, from the exons ATGGAAGCTCAAGCGGTTCAAGTCTTGCGATATTCAGCTACGCTGCATTCCAATAATCCCAAGCTTGAGAAAACAGGGACCAATGGCTCTCTCCGAATGTTTGGTGGATTTAAGAAACAGCTTTTTGTTTCGTCTAAGTTGCAGAGTGCAAAACCTTCGGCGAATATACGGCGAAGGACAGCATCTTTGGTGGTTGCATGTTCGCATAATAATATTCCAG CTTCAGCATTGGAATATGGAAGCTTTCATTCTTCTGTTGAAGAAAAGTTGATTTTGAAG ATTAAATCACAAGAGATCGAACCATACTTAAGTGGACGCTGTATATATCTTGTTG GAATGATGGCCTCTGGGAAGACAACTGTGGGACGGATATTGTCAGAGGCGCTTTCTTATTCGTTTTATGATAGGTTAGTGTG TGATGCATTGGTGGTGAAGGAGGTTGGTGGAATATCTGTAACTGATATATTCAAGCACTATGGAGAGCCTTTTTTTCGTAATAAGGAG ACTGAGGTGTTGCAGAAGGTGTCAATAATGCATAGACATCTTATTTCTACTGGTGGAGGTGCTGTCGTGAGGCCCATCAATTG GAAATATATGCAGCAGGGGATTAGTGTTTGGTTGGATGTACCTGTAGAAGTCTTGACTCAGAGAATAACAGCTGAAGGAACTGATTCTCGCCCACTTCTACATTATGAAGGAGGAGATGCATACACAAAG ACTATCACGCATTTGTCTTCCCTTTTTGAAGAAAGAAGTGAAGCATATGCAAACGCCAATGTGAAGGTCTCCTTGGAAA ATATGGCAGCAAAACTGGGCCGAAGAGATGTGTTAGATTTATCTCCAACTGCTATTGCAATGGAG GCGCTGGAACAGATCAAAGGCTTTCTTATAGGTGAAGATGGCTTTTAA
- the LOC114410143 gene encoding shikimate kinase, chloroplastic-like isoform X2 has protein sequence MEAQAVQVLRYSATLHSNNPKLEKTGTNGSLRMFGGFKKQLFVSSKLQSAKPSANIRRRTASLVVACSHNNIPASALEYGSFHSSVEEKLILKIKSQEIEPYLSGRCIYLVGMMASGKTTVGRILSEALSYSFYDSDALVVKEVGGISVTDIFKHYGEPFFRNKETEVLQKVSIMHRHLISTGGGAVVRPINWKYMQQGISVWLDVPVEVLTQRITAEGTDSRPLLHYEGGDAYTKTITHLSSLFEERSEAYANANVKVSLENMAAKLGRRDVLDLSPTAIAMEALEQIKGFLIGEDGF, from the exons ATGGAAGCTCAAGCGGTTCAAGTCTTGCGATATTCAGCTACGCTGCATTCCAATAATCCCAAGCTTGAGAAAACAGGGACCAATGGCTCTCTCCGAATGTTTGGTGGATTTAAGAAACAGCTTTTTGTTTCGTCTAAGTTGCAGAGTGCAAAACCTTCGGCGAATATACGGCGAAGGACAGCATCTTTGGTGGTTGCATGTTCGCATAATAATATTCCAG CTTCAGCATTGGAATATGGAAGCTTTCATTCTTCTGTTGAAGAAAAGTTGATTTTGAAG ATTAAATCACAAGAGATCGAACCATACTTAAGTGGACGCTGTATATATCTTGTTG GAATGATGGCCTCTGGGAAGACAACTGTGGGACGGATATTGTCAGAGGCGCTTTCTTATTCGTTTTATGATAG TGATGCATTGGTGGTGAAGGAGGTTGGTGGAATATCTGTAACTGATATATTCAAGCACTATGGAGAGCCTTTTTTTCGTAATAAGGAG ACTGAGGTGTTGCAGAAGGTGTCAATAATGCATAGACATCTTATTTCTACTGGTGGAGGTGCTGTCGTGAGGCCCATCAATTG GAAATATATGCAGCAGGGGATTAGTGTTTGGTTGGATGTACCTGTAGAAGTCTTGACTCAGAGAATAACAGCTGAAGGAACTGATTCTCGCCCACTTCTACATTATGAAGGAGGAGATGCATACACAAAG ACTATCACGCATTTGTCTTCCCTTTTTGAAGAAAGAAGTGAAGCATATGCAAACGCCAATGTGAAGGTCTCCTTGGAAA ATATGGCAGCAAAACTGGGCCGAAGAGATGTGTTAGATTTATCTCCAACTGCTATTGCAATGGAG GCGCTGGAACAGATCAAAGGCTTTCTTATAGGTGAAGATGGCTTTTAA